From a region of the Zingiber officinale cultivar Zhangliang chromosome 4B, Zo_v1.1, whole genome shotgun sequence genome:
- the LOC121978518 gene encoding nicalin-1-like: MAPNLILSKSESTDAGEVALTLTEFYCPRQRSWFGRKTSSLFSGRLARICRGGGGMVMSLTTYSILVLVLVLAVCVELGDAATAVDAYRLIQYDLDGAPYGSRLAALNHFAGVAPFASGVDLSRTAVILPLRDLNFTLLHEFITGKQQLGGLLFLLPQDTDNARKDTGPIRTILSKLEHLLIHANLPYPVYFAHEDDKINEVLPDVQRGDGTGQPASATTGGFKLVVSTSEPKKLSSPTITNIQGWLPGLKGDGTSQLPTIAVVASYDTFGAAPELSVGSDSNGSGVVVLLEIARLFSRLYSNPNTRGRYNLLFGLTSGGPYNYDGTMKWLRNFDQRIRESIEFAICLNSVGSWDNELWLHVSKPPENVYIRQVYESLADVAKELDVTIGIKHKKINISNSRVAWEHEQFSRVRVTALTLSELSVAPELLHNTGGLSDSRDSVDDTAIQKSIKLVAESLGRHIYGYHGRNVQIFADNSSLALNPFYVKSWLDLLSQTPRVAPFLSKNDAIVSALKKELADHTDEVNVYHETIDGMFTFYDSTRSTLSIYQVTSVGFDFVMLAIIGLYLIVLFTVLVIATRGFDELLLMIRRPPTRKSKAA; the protein is encoded by the exons atggcgccaaatttgatcctgtccaagaGCGAGTCGACAGACGCTGGGGAGGTGGCGCTCACGCTGACTGAAT TTTATTG TCCGCGACAGCGTTCCTGGTTCGGGAGGAAAACCTCAAGCCTCTTCTCTGGACGACTAGCGAGGATCTGCCGAGGTGGGGGCGGGATGGTGATGAGTTTGACTACCTACTCGATCCTGGTGCTCGTCCTCGTTCTCGCGGTCTGCGTGGAGCTCGGTGACGCCGCCACCGCCGTCGACGCGTACCGGCTGATCCAGTACGATCTCGATGGCGCACCCTACGGATCTCGGCTGGCGGCCCTGAATCATTTTGCCGGAGTGGCTCCCTTTGCTTCCGGTGTCGATCTCTCACGCACCGCCGTCATCCTGCCTCTCCGGGATCTCAATTTCACCCTTCTCCACG aGTTCATAACCGGGAAGCAGCAATTAGGAGGATTGCTATTTTTGCTTCCTCAAGACACTGATAACGCGAGAAAAGATACAGGGCCAATAAGAACCATATTGTCTAAGCTGGAACATTTGCTCATTCATGCCAACCTACCC TATCCAGTTTACTTTGCTCACGAGGATGACAAGATAAATGAGGTGCTACCTGATGTTCAACGAGGTGATGGTACAGGTCAACCTGCTTCAGCAACCACTGGAGG CTTCAAGTTGGTTGTGTCAACGTCAGAACCTAAAAAACTATCATCTCCAACAATCACAAACATTCAG GGGTGGTTGCCAGGCCTAAAAGGAGATGGTACTTCACAACTCCCAACTATTGCGGTGGTTGCTTCCTATGATACTTTTGGGGCTGCTCCT GAACTTTCCGTAGGAAGTGACAGCAATGGAAGTGGAGTGGTAGTTCTTTTGGAGATTGCAAGACTATTTTCACGACTATATTCAAATCCAAATACTCGCGGTAGATATAACCTTCTTTTTGGTTTGACATCAGGGGGACCTTATAACTACGATGGAACCATGAAG TGGCTTAGGAATTTTGATCAACGTATACGTGAGAGCATTGAATTTGCTATTTGCTTGAATAGTGTTGGCTCTTGGGACAATGAGCTATGGCTTCATGTCTCCAAGCCTCCAGAGAATGTGTATATAAGACAAGTTTATGAG AGTCTAGCAGATGTTGCAAAGGAGCTTGATGTTACAATTGGCATAAAGCACAAGAAGATTAATATCTCAAATTCACGT GTTGCATGGGAGCATGAGCAATTTTCCAGGGTAAGAGTCACTGCTCTCACTCTTTCAGAACTTTCAGTTGCACCTGAATTACTACATAACACAGGAGGACTGTCTGATTCAAG GGATTCAGTGGATGATACAGCAATCCAGAAGAGCATCAAGTTAGTTGCTGAGAGTCTTGGG AGGCATATCTATGGGTATCACGGGAGAAATGTTCAAATTTTTGCCGACAATAGTAGTTTGGCATTGAATCCATTCTATGTTAAATCGTGGTTGGATCTTTTATCCCAAACACCTCGAGTAGCACCCTTTCTCTCAAAGAATGATGCAATTGTCTCTGCTTTGAAAAAG GAATTGGCTGATCATACGGATGAAGTGAATGTGTATCATGAGACTATTGATGGGATGTTCACTTTCTATGATTCTACGCGCTCCACACTTAGCATATACCAG GTCACAAGTGTTGGTTTTGATTTTGTTATGCTCGCGATAATTGGCCTTTATCTGATCGTCCTTTTTACTGTTCTGGTCATCGCAACACGA GGTTTCGATGAACTCCTACTTATGATTCGACGTCCTCCAACTCGCAAGTCCAAAGCAGCATGA